From Gemmatimonadota bacterium:
GGGCTGCCCCAGGTGGAGCGCACGGATCGTACGGAAGTAATCCTCGTACGAGAGGGCGAACTGGTCGTTGAAGTCGACGTGCTGCATCCCCCCAAGGCTGTGCATGTGCAGCTTGCCGCCGGGAGGCCGGTCGAAGCGCCGGGTCATGAAGTGACCGAAACCGCGCTCCTCCATGAGGTGTGTCGGCTCGATCTCGATGCCGGCCGCGCGGGCCATCACGGAATACACGTACTCGGTGCGCCCGTACGGGAGGGAGTCGTACGCCACATCCGCCGTTGTGCCGCCCGACCCGCGTTGCACGCCGTCGAACTTGATGATCCAGGGCTCTTCACCCGCCTCCGGCGACGCGAAACCCGAACGTATCAGTCGCGTCTCGCGGTTCCACAGAACGACGGCCTTGGCGCGCGCACCGCCAGCGCTCCCACCGACGCGCATGATCTCGGGGATCGCCGCTTCCGCGTCGCGCTCGACGAGACTGCGCGCTTGACTCACGAGGAGCGCGACCTCCAGCGCCTCCGACGCCGGACCGTCGGGGGGCGCGTACGCCGGTTCGAACTCGAGCGCCCCCATCGCGCGCGAGCCCATGTAGAGGAGGCGCTGGACCTGGCTCAGCTCCGCGCCCGGCCTCCCCTGCTGCTCGAAGTAGCGCCGGATCACGCGGTTGCCGAAGTCGTCGGGCAGTGAGTCGGCCA
This genomic window contains:
- a CDS encoding type II toxin-antitoxin system HipA family toxin is translated as MAETWPEPPVAVVNLWGRRLGAVAEDSAGAITFEYDDDFRRSGLEVSPLHVPLSRSGPMSFPELRRELTFNGLPGLLADSLPDDFGNRVIRRYFEQQGRPGAELSQVQRLLYMGSRAMGALEFEPAYAPPDGPASEALEVALLVSQARSLVERDAEAAIPEIMRVGGSAGGARAKAVVLWNRETRLIRSGFASPEAGEEPWIIKFDGVQRGSGGTTADVAYDSLPYGRTEYVYSVMARAAGIEIEPTHLMEERGFGHFMTRRFDRPPGGKLHMHSLGGMQHVDFNDQFALSYEDYFRTIRALHLGQPTVNEAYRRMVFSFATLNRDDHVKNFAFLMDREGRWRLAPAYDVAYAAHSPWTRQHQMSANGKHIDFTRNDLLEVGARFDVPHGGREIIERVLDSLALWAPTARDAGLGREWTQALEDEFVRFG